One Fundulus heteroclitus isolate FHET01 chromosome 1, MU-UCD_Fhet_4.1, whole genome shotgun sequence genomic window carries:
- the LOC105932283 gene encoding cadherin-like protein 26 isoform X1 encodes MEIKTLCLLMILSLGVQLPKAEVLLRQKRDWIIDTLTIDEGYNGTFPHYLGKIDIDSNISVLAITGPGINEEPRELLEINQKSGRAFQLGPVDYEKYQLLKLTIKGRSKMNQPVIYVGVNFEIIDANDNPPIFDQTAYETTIKESTLQGTTLINVTATDGDRTEEFKKFNFSIDSVSPKPDDLEFFIVKLSNSDHGKISFKGCLDRKKAEKYTLIVKATDFGKPKPLSSSTTVTINIEHGNQHRPVITNQTGQENVKEGLQDVLVSRLQVKDEDTIGTKGWKAKYKIHGDKNNSFRIITDPQTNEGLLYVNKPLDFEDESLKNISVSVENEIPYFTCKVTDRNTAGLWKLETDPPRNMYSGASMGSATAGGGTYPITVVVEDVNEPPIFDPLKPVSVHENVKEGHYLATCTARDPDATSTDIRYIKGDDPADFAAVDSKTGNITTSRILDRESPFDEDGVYVITIHAVDSGNPSMTGTATLSIYIIDENDNAPFLNESTFYMCQSDKPSRVKVTAVDLDEYPFGGPFWFELVGDANNIWRVDPGQGYSVNLVNDKKVYSGHHELQLEVSDYQGKKALHNVTVTVCECADPTRPDCRQLKATGSIVGARALGIMFLGIILLIGLLLLTFLITCKPEKLILPDDDTVQHLMTSNTEEPGNDCQVPFLPLNHCVGLQRNECGVVTQSMIPVSALKVCSELPSAVEIRPPTNKPQTSSNTVWMEDAHQTILLTVVMTALNTLEVPGKELGDYEPIKYADEGDMEHNFELDTISNPEAPFDSDLELDSTFLPLALICSPDMFPKSRDA; translated from the exons AGTCTGGGAGTCCAGTTACCAAAAGCAGAAGTTTTGCTGCGGCAAAAAAGGGACTGGATCATAGACACCTTAACAATAGATGAAGGTTACAATGGAACGTTTCCACATTATTTGGGCAAA ATTGATATTGATTCAAACATAAGCGTTTTGGCAATTACTGGTCCAGGTATAAATGAGGAACCACGAGAATTActtgaaataaatcaaaaatcagGACGAGCTTTTCAACTGGGTCCTGTGGACTATGAAAAATATCAGCTTCTGAAG CTGACAATAAAGGGACGGAGTAAAATGAACCAGCCAGTGATATATGTGGGTGTCAACTTTGAAATTATTGATGCAAATGACAACCCGCCAATTTTTGACCAAACAGCATATGAGACCACCATAAAAGAGTCAACGTTACAAG GTACTACTTTGATCAATGTCACAGCAACAGATGGAGACAGGACAGAGGAGTTTAAGAAATTTAACTTTAGTATAGACTCAGTCTCTCCCAAACCAGATGACTTGGAATTTTTTATAGTCAAGTTGTCTAATTCTGATCATGGAAAGATTTCATTTAAAGGATGCCTGGACCGTAAG AAGGCAGAGAAATACACCCTTATTGTGAAGGCCACAGACTTCGGAAAACCAAAACCGCTCTCAAGCTCCACCACCGTAACAATCAACATAGAGCATGGAAACCAACATCGTCCAGTGATTACAAACCAAACT GGccaagaaaatgtaaaagaaggTCTGCAGGATGTTCTTGTTTCCCGCCTGCAAGTCAAGGATGAAGATACCATAGGTACAAAAGGCTGGAaagcaaaatataaaatccacggagacaaaaacaacagcttCAGAATCATTACTGATCCCCAAACAAACGAAGGACTTCTCTATGTGAATAAG CCACTTGACTTTGAGGATGAATCCTTGAAGAACATCTCAGTCAGTGTGGAGAATGAGATTCCCTATTTCACTTGTAAAGTGACGGATCGTAACACCGCTGGTCTTTGGAAACTGGAAACTGATCCGCCTAGAAACATGTATAGTGGAGCAAGTATGGGAAGTGCGACTGCTGGAGGAGGGACTTATCCAATAACAGTGGTCGTAGAGGATGTGAACGAGCCTCCGATCTTTGACCCTCTGAAACCGGTTTCTGTGcatgaaaatgtgaaagaggGCCATTATTTGGCAACATGTACAGCAAGAGATCCTGACGCCACCAGTACAGACATTAG ATACATAAAAGGCGATGATCCAGCTGATTTTGCTGCAGTGGACTCAAAGACAGGAAACATAACCACATCAAGGATTTTGGACAGAGAGTCACCTTTTGATGAAGATGGAGTTTATGTCATTACCATACATGCTGTTGACAGTG GGAATCCTTCGATGACAGGAACAGCAACTCTGAGCATCTACATCATTGATGAGAATGACAATGCTCCATTTCTGAATGAAAGCACCTTTTACATGTGCCAAAGTGATAAACCTTCAAGGGTCAAAGTCACTGCTGTGGACCTGGATGAATATCCATTCGGTGGGCCTTTTTGGTTTGAACTTGTTGGAGATGCTAATAACATATGGAGAGTCGATCCTGGGCAAG GGTATTCAGTCAACCTTGTAAATGACAAGAAAGTTTATTCTGGTCATCACGAGTTGCAGCTCGAAGTGTCAGACTATCAAGGAAAGAAAGCTCTCCATAACGTGACAGTTACTGTGTGTGAATGCGCTGATCCAACAAGGCCAGACTGCAGACAGCTAAAAGCGACTGGATCCATAGTAGGAGCGAGAGCTCTGGGAATAATGTTCCTTGGAATTATATTGCTCATAG GTTTGTTACTTTTAACCTTTTTGATAACGTGTAAACCTGAGAAGTTAATACTCCCTGATGATGATACTGTGCAACATTTAATGACAAGCAACACAGAAGAACCAGGAAATGACTGTCAg gtGCCCTTTTTACCATTAAACCATTGTGTTGGACTACAAAGGAACGAATGTGGAGTTGTAACACAGTCAATGATACCGGTTAGTGCT TTGAAAGTGTGCAGTGAGCTTCCTTCTGCCGTGGAGATCAGACCTCCAACAAATAAGCCACAAACATCAAGTAATACG GTTTGGATGGAAGATGCTCATCAAACTATACTCTTAACAGTAGTGATGACAGCGCTGAACACACTTGAGGTGCCAGGCAAGGAACTTGGGGATTATGAACCCATTAAGTATGCTGATGAGGGAGACATGGAACACAACTTTGAACTTGACACCATTTCAAACCCTGAGGCTCCCTTTGACTCAGACTTAGAGCTGGATTCCACGTTCCTCCCTTTGGCTTTAATCTGTTCACCCGACATGTTTCCCAAAAGCAGAGATGCTTAA
- the LOC105932283 gene encoding cadherin-like protein 26 isoform X2: MEIKTLCLLMILSLGVQLPKAEVLLRQKRDWIIDTLTIDEGYNGTFPHYLGKIDIDSNISVLAITGPGINEEPRELLEINQKSGRAFQLGPVDYEKYQLLKLTIKGRSKMNQPVIYVGVNFEIIDANDNPPIFDQTAYETTIKESTLQGTTLINVTATDGDRTEEFKKFNFSIDSVSPKPDDLEFFIVKLSNSDHGKISFKGCLDRKKAEKYTLIVKATDFGKPKPLSSSTTVTINIEHGNQHRPVITNQTGQENVKEGLQDVLVSRLQVKDEDTIGTKGWKAKYKIHGDKNNSFRIITDPQTNEGLLYVNKPLDFEDESLKNISVSVENEIPYFTCKVTDRNTAGLWKLETDPPRNMYSGASMGSATAGGGTYPITVVVEDVNEPPIFDPLKPVSVHENVKEGHYLATCTARDPDATSTDIRYIKGDDPADFAAVDSKTGNITTSRILDRESPFDEDGVYVITIHAVDSGNPSMTGTATLSIYIIDENDNAPFLNESTFYMCQSDKPSRVKVTAVDLDEYPFGGPFWFELVGDANNIWRVDPGQGYSVNLVNDKKVYSGHHELQLEVSDYQGKKALHNVTVTVCECADPTRPDCRQLKATGSIVGARALGIMFLGIILLIGLLLLTFLITCKPEKLILPDDDTVQHLMTSNTEEPGNDCQVPFLPLNHCVGLQRNECGVVTQSMIPLKVCSELPSAVEIRPPTNKPQTSSNTVWMEDAHQTILLTVVMTALNTLEVPGKELGDYEPIKYADEGDMEHNFELDTISNPEAPFDSDLELDSTFLPLALICSPDMFPKSRDA, translated from the exons AGTCTGGGAGTCCAGTTACCAAAAGCAGAAGTTTTGCTGCGGCAAAAAAGGGACTGGATCATAGACACCTTAACAATAGATGAAGGTTACAATGGAACGTTTCCACATTATTTGGGCAAA ATTGATATTGATTCAAACATAAGCGTTTTGGCAATTACTGGTCCAGGTATAAATGAGGAACCACGAGAATTActtgaaataaatcaaaaatcagGACGAGCTTTTCAACTGGGTCCTGTGGACTATGAAAAATATCAGCTTCTGAAG CTGACAATAAAGGGACGGAGTAAAATGAACCAGCCAGTGATATATGTGGGTGTCAACTTTGAAATTATTGATGCAAATGACAACCCGCCAATTTTTGACCAAACAGCATATGAGACCACCATAAAAGAGTCAACGTTACAAG GTACTACTTTGATCAATGTCACAGCAACAGATGGAGACAGGACAGAGGAGTTTAAGAAATTTAACTTTAGTATAGACTCAGTCTCTCCCAAACCAGATGACTTGGAATTTTTTATAGTCAAGTTGTCTAATTCTGATCATGGAAAGATTTCATTTAAAGGATGCCTGGACCGTAAG AAGGCAGAGAAATACACCCTTATTGTGAAGGCCACAGACTTCGGAAAACCAAAACCGCTCTCAAGCTCCACCACCGTAACAATCAACATAGAGCATGGAAACCAACATCGTCCAGTGATTACAAACCAAACT GGccaagaaaatgtaaaagaaggTCTGCAGGATGTTCTTGTTTCCCGCCTGCAAGTCAAGGATGAAGATACCATAGGTACAAAAGGCTGGAaagcaaaatataaaatccacggagacaaaaacaacagcttCAGAATCATTACTGATCCCCAAACAAACGAAGGACTTCTCTATGTGAATAAG CCACTTGACTTTGAGGATGAATCCTTGAAGAACATCTCAGTCAGTGTGGAGAATGAGATTCCCTATTTCACTTGTAAAGTGACGGATCGTAACACCGCTGGTCTTTGGAAACTGGAAACTGATCCGCCTAGAAACATGTATAGTGGAGCAAGTATGGGAAGTGCGACTGCTGGAGGAGGGACTTATCCAATAACAGTGGTCGTAGAGGATGTGAACGAGCCTCCGATCTTTGACCCTCTGAAACCGGTTTCTGTGcatgaaaatgtgaaagaggGCCATTATTTGGCAACATGTACAGCAAGAGATCCTGACGCCACCAGTACAGACATTAG ATACATAAAAGGCGATGATCCAGCTGATTTTGCTGCAGTGGACTCAAAGACAGGAAACATAACCACATCAAGGATTTTGGACAGAGAGTCACCTTTTGATGAAGATGGAGTTTATGTCATTACCATACATGCTGTTGACAGTG GGAATCCTTCGATGACAGGAACAGCAACTCTGAGCATCTACATCATTGATGAGAATGACAATGCTCCATTTCTGAATGAAAGCACCTTTTACATGTGCCAAAGTGATAAACCTTCAAGGGTCAAAGTCACTGCTGTGGACCTGGATGAATATCCATTCGGTGGGCCTTTTTGGTTTGAACTTGTTGGAGATGCTAATAACATATGGAGAGTCGATCCTGGGCAAG GGTATTCAGTCAACCTTGTAAATGACAAGAAAGTTTATTCTGGTCATCACGAGTTGCAGCTCGAAGTGTCAGACTATCAAGGAAAGAAAGCTCTCCATAACGTGACAGTTACTGTGTGTGAATGCGCTGATCCAACAAGGCCAGACTGCAGACAGCTAAAAGCGACTGGATCCATAGTAGGAGCGAGAGCTCTGGGAATAATGTTCCTTGGAATTATATTGCTCATAG GTTTGTTACTTTTAACCTTTTTGATAACGTGTAAACCTGAGAAGTTAATACTCCCTGATGATGATACTGTGCAACATTTAATGACAAGCAACACAGAAGAACCAGGAAATGACTGTCAg gtGCCCTTTTTACCATTAAACCATTGTGTTGGACTACAAAGGAACGAATGTGGAGTTGTAACACAGTCAATGATACCG TTGAAAGTGTGCAGTGAGCTTCCTTCTGCCGTGGAGATCAGACCTCCAACAAATAAGCCACAAACATCAAGTAATACG GTTTGGATGGAAGATGCTCATCAAACTATACTCTTAACAGTAGTGATGACAGCGCTGAACACACTTGAGGTGCCAGGCAAGGAACTTGGGGATTATGAACCCATTAAGTATGCTGATGAGGGAGACATGGAACACAACTTTGAACTTGACACCATTTCAAACCCTGAGGCTCCCTTTGACTCAGACTTAGAGCTGGATTCCACGTTCCTCCCTTTGGCTTTAATCTGTTCACCCGACATGTTTCCCAAAAGCAGAGATGCTTAA